In Criblamydia sequanensis CRIB-18, the DNA window ATCGGCCAATTTAATTTCTCATAAAGAAGCGAATATTCCCTTGATAAAGGTGATCTAAAAATTAAGGGGTCATCTGTTGCAATGACAATTGGGTGCCCTTGCAGGCCCCAAAAAAGCCAAGGATGCTCTTCAAGCTTTTCAATCATCTGAACGCATAAGCTGCTGCTTAAACAAATTTCAACAGGAATCTTCTTCTCTAGGATCACTTGCTTGGCATCTTCACTTAAATGAACCCCATGGCCAATTCTATCCGGGTTTAAAGCCTGCAAAATAACCATTTGATCGGTCTCAAGCGGCGACTCGCCCATGTGGACAAGAAGACCTAAACCTTTTGCTTTGGCAAAAGATAATACGGGTAAGATCTCTCTTATGTCCCCCTCTTCTGAATAACCCGAGACATCAATCCCGATAACACCCCTTTCCTTATATTTTAAAGCTAGAGAAACTGTTCTTTTAGCTATTTCTAAACTAGAATTTCTTTGCAAACTTAAAGCCACATAGGCTTTAAAGCCCGGGGATTTAGCATTCTCGATACCTTCTAAAACAGCCTTAAGGTAATTTTCAAAACCTAAGCCTAAATCTTTTAATCCGGTTCTTATTTCAACATAGGAGACCCCATCTTCTTTTAAAGCTTCGCATAGCCAATAAGTCCCTTCCCTCACCCTATCTTCTGTGCAAACGATTTGAGAGACGATCTTAAACATTTGAAAAGCTTCC includes these proteins:
- a CDS encoding adenosine deaminase family protein codes for the protein MRNTVLKTFLGQLSKGASGLRVENYLKGFLYLFLAFASTLFPLENPDPSFFKTLPKAELHLHLGGSFPLDYLIKVASDEERRILNENLKKASETVSYKEAFQMFKIVSQIVCTEDRVREGTYWLCEALKEDGVSYVEIRTGLKDLGLGFENYLKAVLEGIENAKSPGFKAYVALSLQRNSSLEIAKRTVSLALKYKERGVIGIDVSGYSEEGDIREILPVLSFAKAKGLGLLVHMGESPLETDQMVILQALNPDRIGHGVHLSEDAKQVILEKKIPVEICLSSSLCVQMIEKLEEHPWLFWGLQGHPIVIATDDPLIFRSPLSREYSLLYEKLNWPIERIIELAQDSFKYTLKAE